ATACCACCACCAGGGAAATACGGGTTGTAGTTCATACCCTCGGCAAGCTTGACACCAGCGGGAGGATCACAGTAACCGGTCAAAAGGGAATAGATGTAGTCCTGGAATTACATGCGGGAACAAACACAGTCAGTATGGTCGGATGCTGAGAGGCCACAAGACTCACGGCAGCACCATGTCGGGCCTTGACTATCAATGAAAGGTCTGGGGGAAGACCACTACAGAGGCGTCAGCTGGGATGTTCGGTGCATTGCGCACCAACGCAGCTCACCCTCCGTTACCAGCTCGAGCAGCCTCCTCGTTGGGGTAAGGAGCGGGCATATAGTCGGCGAGCTTTCCCCTGCAAGTTGCGTCAGCCATTGTGATTTTGAGTGAGGGAACATGAAATTTCACTCACGGCCTCTGGAacatctctccctcatcgtTGGGTCCATCCGTGTACTCGACCTCCTCAGCCATGGTCTTGACCTCATCGACGGTATGCGACACACCGACCAAGTTTCGCCAAGCGATTCTGTCGAGAGAGTGACAAGCGGAACAAACTTCACGGTAGACTGTACACGAACCAAGATCACATCAGTTTGGATCTCTCGACATCGCTTGATTTGCCTCCCGGTTTTCATCAGGTTCCTAAATCGGAACTTTACCCACCTTGGTAACCACGTCGAATGGCCGAGTGGTTGAAAGTTTCAAAAGGTCCGTAGTGCTCaaaggggaaagaggtggGGTGCATTCCGTTCTCCGCCGCAGAGTTTGCCGAAGCCTctgggaggaaggaagggacGCCGTACAGATGACCGTACCAGGCGATCGAACCGGCAGCGAGGGCGGTCGATCCAGCTACGGCAGTCcgagaagcgaagaaggattgGGAAGAGGCGGCATGAGCGGATGAGAATCGAGCCTGTTGTAGTTTCGTCGAGTGTTGTCATGTCAGTTCGTCACTCTTGTTCTGATGGCATGATCGGGAGAATAGagggatggatggatgagaagagagctTTACCTTGCCCAAGTTTTGAAGAGGGGAAACCCGAGCGGAGGCCCTGGCGGCGAGCCGAGGGAAGGCTTGCGACAAcatggagaggagaatggaggTTCTTGATGACAGGAtaaggaggagagggaagagattTGAAAGTCGAGTTGTCCAAGTGTACTGGAAGCGCTTTGCTTGTCTGAGGGATGCGTCGAGATGAGTTGCTCCAATGAGGGTTGGCGGAATACTCTGCTTGACACTGTGGCACATCTCTCTACAGGGGAGATCACCATCTCGGAACATATCGGTGTTAtatcttccaccttgtccgTAAATTCGAGTGTGGCACTCGGAACACCCCAAGCTGTGGACCTCTGGGGCGCCTAATTTGAGAATGATGAAACTAGAGTTGCAACAGGCTTATTTGCTTATTTGCTTCCGCTCTGGCGTTGACTTTCCGACAATTCAGCGAGGTCCAGACGCATAGGTGGAAACGAATTCAACATCTGATCTAGACAGACATCTGGTCGCTTTCTTTCACTCGCATACACCCTGCAGAAATCACAGCTGAGGAGCTCGAGCTCTCTCTACTCGTGTTCACCATGCACGCTATACATCAGACCCTGctcccttcctccgccatccacttctctctctttctcccaaACTTCAccccctccaccatctATCCTCTACCGAAACCACCGACGGTGACCGACACGGCCGACATCAAAGTGGCCGGAAACCTGATTGTTGCTGGAGGGGAGAACTTGCGTGTGTTCGAGATacgagaagagcaagtGCCCGTTGCTGAGAGCAGCAGTAAAGGTCTAAATGGGGTAGATGACGATATAGTTGGAGATACCGAGTTGGGAGATGGTTTCTTCGATGATGGTCATGCAGAAGTGGGTTTTCGCATGCAACTTCGTATTGACAGGATCAGGCATGAGATAGGAGGGACAATGAGCTCATACGATTGTTGACATTGACAGCGGGCACCGTTAAAATACGACACGACGAGACGATTGCATCTATTAAGTCAACATGAGTTGCACGGGACAATAACAGGACTGGCCGGCCTGCGAACGATTGAGAGCAGCGTGGATGGTCTGGACAGATTATTAGTATCGTTCAAGGATGCTAAGGTAAGCAATCACGCGGTTATGCGGTCATGCGGTCGCCCCAAGCTTCGCTGACCATCTCTCAGATGGCCCTTCTCGAGTGGTCCAGAGGTGATATCGCGACGGTATCACTGCACACATACGAACGATGTCCGCAAATGAACACGGGAGACCTGCAGAGTTATGTTCCGATGTTACGGACGGATCCCTTGTCCAGACTAGCGATCTTGTCACTACCCGAGGACTCTTTAGCTGTGTTGCCTGTCTTGCAGGAGCAGTCAGATTTAGATCCATTACAGGACGGCTACACTCGGTATATTTATTCATTTCCGTATACTTATCGTCATCGCTAATACTTGTCTCCAGTGATATGCCTTACTCCCCGTCCTTCGTCCTATCCTTGTCAGATGTCTCACCAATCGTCAAAAACATACaagatctcctcttccttcccgGTTTCCACTCGCCCACCCTCGCCCTACTCTACTCTCCCACTCATACATGGTCAGGGCGTCATCAGACCGTCAAAGACAATTACTGTCTCGAGATCCGGACATTCGACCTTTCATCAGGCGGCTCCTACCCTCTTCTCACATCGGTCGCTGGTCTGCCCAGCGACAGTCTTTACCTCGTGTCGTGTCCCGCTGAACTTGGCGGTGTGGTGTTGATCACTACGACTGGTGTAATACACATCGACCAGAGTGGAAGGACCGTAGGCGCGAGGGTGAATGCCTGGTGGGATTACATCACGGATTTGAGGTCCGACAAGTCTTCGGAAGATCGGAAAGTATCCTTGGAAGGATCAAAATGTGTGTTTGTTGCGGCAAGGGACATGCTCTTGGTCCTCCAGAACGGCGATGTGCATCAAGTACGcttcgagatggagggCAGGGCAGTGGGGACAATAAAGGTCGACGAGCAGTCAAGTACCGTACCTCCACCATCGAGTGTAGTAGTTGCTGGAGATCGAGCAGTGTTCATTGGCTGTGCAGAGGGTGACTCCGTCTTGGCGAAGGTGGAAATGGTGAGGGAAGCTCTGGAAGTGAACGGCGTGAATGGAAATGGAgaggccaagaaggaggagatggacgtCGACTGGGATGAAGGTGCGCCTCGTCCCCTCTGCTCCTTCAAATATTCCAGATGCTGACAGGGTCGGCAGACTTATATGGTGACCAGAATGATCCCGCAAACGGCGGCTTGGTCAACGGGAATAGTCATGGACCAACCGGTCCTGCTAATGTTGCGTTGTCGCCCTACGACGTTCTTTCAGGAGTAGGAAAGATTTTGGACATGGAGTTTGGTATTGCTACGACCAACCAAGGAGTGAGCTGACAGGTGCGAATGACCAGCTGACTTCCGATGCAGTTGCGCACGTATCCCCAGTTAGTCGCCATCAGCGGGGGAAGTCGAAATTCTACATTCAACGTTCTCAGGGTGAGTCGTCAGACCGACACCGTCACCTAATGACTAACAACGTCGGTAACAGCGAGGTATACCCATCACGAAACGACGTCGTTTCAATGAACTGTCCACGGCCGAAGGGGTTTGGTTCCTCCCCATCGACCGACAATCAGGACAAAAGTTCAAGGATATACCTGAGTCGGAACGTACCACATTGCTTATCAGCACAGAGAGAAACGCAACTCGGATATTTGCGCTGTCGACCAAAGCTGTCCCCGAACAGATCGGGAGAATAGATGGGAAGACATTGACAGCTGCACCGTTCTTTCAACGATCTTGCGTGATGCATGTCACTCCCGCAGAAGTGTCTCTTCTGGATTCGAGTGAGTTCTGTGGTATTCAATCAGTAGCTTGATGCTAATGAAGTCTCAGATGGCAAGCTTGTGCAGACCATCTGCCCGAGAAGCGACTCACCACCAATTGCCTCTGCTAGTATTTCAGATCCCTATGTAGTGATGCGCCGAGTGGACGGTAGCGTCACCCTGTACATCGGAGACACTGTAGCTCGATCAGTGGCGGAAGCGCCCTTCCCCGATCGACCGCTCTGCCAAAGCATCGAAGTGTTCTCCGACTCTACGGGTATCTACCGTACCTTTGAACCAGCTCGACAAGCCGATCAACATCAGGTGAACGGCAACGCTTCGCGGATGTCTGCCATCCGTCAGGGCCAGCACGCTCGTATGCAGCTCACCCAACAGCAAATCAAGCGATTGCAGGAGCAGGAACCCGCCATCTCTACGGACGCACCAAGTATGGAAACGGCGATGAACACAGCTAGGGGGTCACAGTGGTTGGCGATGCTTACCGAGAAGGGAGAATTGCAAGTCAGATCATTACCGGATCTGACCTTGGTACTCCAGTCGAACGGCTTGAGTTCGTCCGCCCCTAGTTTCACCGACGACTTGGTAGAAGGACGCTCAGGAGAGCAGGATGTAGAGGATGGGGTCAGTCAGATGGTGTTCTGTCCTATTGGGAAGGGTACCTTGAGGCCGCATCTTATCGTGAGCAGAATCAAAATAGATGAAAATGGTAGCCAAACTTATCGTTTCGCTTCTTATAGGCTTTGCATCACTCAGGGCGATTGAACGTATATGAGGCGCAGCCCCGGTTCACAGTTGATGCGTCCGCACACTCCAGACGATCGCTGGCGGTGCGATTCCGAAAAGTCCACACCCAGCTTTTGCCCATTGCAGGAGGGACCACCAAGCTACCGTATACCGTCATCCCATTCTTCAACATTGAAGGACTGACCGGAGCATTCATTACCGGGGAGAAACCACACTGGATTCTTTCTTCAGATGCGCATCCCATCAGGTCATTTGCATTGAAGCAGGCTGCGATGGCTTTTGGAAAGACTACACATCTCGGTGGGGCAGGAGAGTACTTCATCAGGATCGAAGACGTGCGTATTGGCTGCTGACACTGAATTGAGCtctcgaagctgacatcctcttcttgctgaCTGCAGGGCTCTTTCATCTGTTACCTTCCACCCACTCTCAACACCGATTTCGCCATTCCTTGCGATAGATATGTTATGGAGAGAACGTACACTGCGATATCGTTCGATCCGACATCGGCTCACTACGTGGGCGCTGCATCGATTACAGTCCCGTTCCAGGCTtatgatgaagaaggagagatccAGATTGGTCCAGAAGGTATATCTCTCCCTTGGCACTCTCTGTGAAGAGTGGACGTCCTACTGACAATTGTCGtgcaggagaagatctgatCCCGCCAACCAACCAGAGATCTACGCTTGAATTGTTTTCTCAAGGTTCAGATCCCTGGCGAGTGATCGACGGTTATGATTTTGATCAGAATGAAGAAGTGCTGTCAATGGAGAGTGTGAAGCTCGAATCGCCTGGTGCGACAGGTGGATACAGAGACTTTGTAGCCGTGGGAACTGGATTCAATTTTGGCGAAGATCGAGCGACTAGAGGTAATGTAAGTGTTTCGAGCTCTTCGTGTGCCAGTTTATCGGAACAAATGGGGGCAACGATTGACAGTGGAAAGCCACGCATGCTGATGGATCATGTCGCAGTTATATGTTTTCGAGGTTGTCGAGACGGTTGGACAAGGGGGGAAAGCC
The Kwoniella newhampshirensis strain CBS 13917 chromosome 10 map unlocalized Ctg14, whole genome shotgun sequence genome window above contains:
- a CDS encoding protein CFT1; this encodes MHAIHQTLLPSSAIHFSLFLPNFTPSTIYPLPKPPTVTDTADIKVAGNLIVAGGENLRVFEIREEQVPVAESSSKGLNGVDDDIVGDTELGDGFFDDGHAERAPLKYDTTRRLHLLSQHELHGTITGLAGLRTIESSVDGLDRLLVSFKDAKMALLEWSRGDIATVSLHTYERCPQMNTGDLQSYVPMLRTDPLSRLAILSLPEDSLAVLPVLQEQSDLDPLQDGYTRDMPYSPSFVLSLSDVSPIVKNIQDLLFLPGFHSPTLALLYSPTHTWSGRHQTVKDNYCLEIRTFDLSSGGSYPLLTSVAGLPSDSLYLVSCPAELGGVVLITTTGVIHIDQSGRTVGARVNAWWDYITDLRSDKSSEDRKVSLEGSKCVFVAARDMLLVLQNGDVHQVRFEMEGRAVGTIKVDEQSSTVPPPSSVVVAGDRAVFIGCAEGDSVLAKVEMVREALEVNGVNGNGEAKKEEMDVDWDEDLYGDQNDPANGGLVNGNSHGPTGPANVALSPYDVLSGVGKILDMEFGIATTNQGLRTYPQLVAISGGSRNSTFNVLRRGIPITKRRRFNELSTAEGVWFLPIDRQSGQKFKDIPESERTTLLISTERNATRIFALSTKAVPEQIGRIDGKTLTAAPFFQRSCVMHVTPAEVSLLDSNGKLVQTICPRSDSPPIASASISDPYVVMRRVDGSVTLYIGDTVARSVAEAPFPDRPLCQSIEVFSDSTGIYRTFEPARQADQHQVNGNASRMSAIRQGQHARMQLTQQQIKRLQEQEPAISTDAPSMETAMNTARGSQWLAMLTEKGELQVRSLPDLTLVLQSNGLSSSAPSFTDDLVEGRSGEQDVEDGVSQMVFCPIGKGTLRPHLIALHHSGRLNVYEAQPRFTVDASAHSRRSLAVRFRKVHTQLLPIAGGTTKLPYTVIPFFNIEGLTGAFITGEKPHWILSSDAHPIRSFALKQAAMAFGKTTHLGGAGEYFIRIEDGSFICYLPPTLNTDFAIPCDRYVMERTYTAISFDPTSAHYVGAASITVPFQAYDEEGEIQIGPEGEDLIPPTNQRSTLELFSQGSDPWRVIDGYDFDQNEEVLSMESVKLESPGATGGYRDFVAVGTGFNFGEDRATRGNLYVFEVVETVGQGGKAGGSGWRLKMRTKDPARNPVSAVNHINGYLLNSNGPKIYVKGMDYDDRLMGLAFLDMMLYATSMKVFKNFILIGDLCKSFWLVALQEDPYKFTTISKDLQQVSTVTTDFLVHEGQVNFVSNDRNGDMRMLEYDPSDPDSLNGERLMLRTEYHTGGPVTCSKVIARRKTAEEEWAPQTQIVYATADGALTTLVSVKPARFKRLQLVSDQLVRNAQHIAGLNPRAFRTVRNDLLPKPMSKGILDGNLLGHFALQPLGRQKEMMRQIGTDAVTVASDLQALGGFW